The following coding sequences lie in one Rutidosis leptorrhynchoides isolate AG116_Rl617_1_P2 chromosome 4, CSIRO_AGI_Rlap_v1, whole genome shotgun sequence genomic window:
- the LOC139842757 gene encoding scopoletin glucosyltransferase-like — translation MRLRLNEPNVSSDYESFSVPHLPHEIILNKKQLPHFEGEYYKDFIKVLIEAMQAELTSYGVIFNSFYELEPDYARYYHEVMKRKAWHIGLVSIFNKNFEDKFGRGTKSAIDEHECLKWLETKLPDSVVYLSFGTMGLEACDQDFIWVIKEDQETSIPKGFEARMKEKGKGLIIKGWALQVLILDHDSFGVFVTHCGWNSLLEGVSGGVPLVTWPVMAEQFCNAKLVTNILKIGVSIGDVEWSSTSYCDGVKREMIEKALARVVGSEGEEMRNRAWVLKEKAKDAMMAGGSSYSDLTTCIEDIKSFKSNGSKW, via the exons ATGCGATTAAGACTTAATGAGCCTAATGTTTCGTCCGATTACGAATCCTTTAGTGTCCCTCATCTTCCTCACGAGATCATCTTGAATAAAAAGCAATTGCCACATTTTGAGGGTGAATATTACAAAGATTTCATAAAGGTGTTGATTGAAGCTATGCAGGCAGAATTAACAAGTTATGGAGTTATTTTTAATAGCTTTTATGAGCTTGAACCGGATTATGCTCGCTATTATCATGAAGTTATGAAAAGAAAAGCATGGCATATTGGACTAGTTTCGATATTTAACAAGAATTTTGAAGATAAATTTGGAAGAGGAACGAAATCAGCTATTGATGAGCATGAATGCTTGAAATGGTTGGAAACAAAATTACCCGATTCGGTTGTGTACTTGAGTTTTGGGACTATGGGACTAGAAGCGTGCGATCAAGACTTCATTTGGGTAATCAAGGAAGATCAAGAAACATCGATTCCTAAAGGGTTTGAAGCTAGAATGAAAGAGAAAGGTAAAGGGTTGATAATAAAGGGGTGGGCTCTACAAGTGTTGATTCTTGACCATGACTCGTTTGGGGTATTCGTGACTCATTGCGGGTGGAACTCATTATTGGAAGGCGTTTCTGGTGGGGT GCCTCTGGTGACGTGGCCGGTCATGGCTGAGCAATTCTGTAACGCGAAACTAGTAACGAACATTTTAAAGATTGGAGTTTCGATAGGTGATGTGGAGTGGAGTTCGACTTCATATTGCGACGGCGTTAAACGGGAAATGATTGAGAAAGCTTTGGCAAGGGTTGTTGGGAGCGAAGGTGAGGAAATGCGAAACCGAGCTTGGGTACTTAAGGAAAAGGCAAAAGATGCGATGATGGCAGGTGGATCATCGTACTCGGATTTGACCACTTGTATTGAGGATATAAAATCATTCAAATCCAACGGCTCCAAATGGTAG